In Romboutsia lituseburensis, a genomic segment contains:
- a CDS encoding MGDG synthase family glycosyltransferase: MNILILTASFGMGHNSSAVAIKQELSKKYSDSKCFIVDINKYMFPVLHEVIYKGFNVAVHKCHNIYNSLYKISQKQTRMPLKGIFMKKVHDLLDEYNPNIVISTLPMSSKLISEYKMYSNCDLPLITCITDVSVHSSWINPKTNIYFVSSQTSKEKLLKKGILEEKIFITGIPVKEDFIKFNDRPIDPNIKKILVMGGGLGIIPFDNNLYKELNGMKNVEVTIITGKNKKVFNKLNGKYSNINVIDYCENVHEYMQASDIIISKPGGITLFEAIHSKLPMFVICPFLEQEIENAYFIEKHDIGKVIWNKDSNLSSEINDLLNNEGYLYEVRDKMKNIQTELNKIQISSILDKFNIPRAL, from the coding sequence ATGAACATATTAATTTTAACTGCTAGTTTTGGTATGGGACATAACTCATCTGCTGTTGCTATCAAACAGGAGCTAAGTAAAAAATATAGTGACTCAAAATGTTTTATTGTTGATATAAATAAATATATGTTCCCCGTTTTACATGAGGTTATTTATAAAGGATTTAATGTGGCAGTTCATAAATGTCATAATATTTATAATTCATTATATAAAATATCTCAAAAGCAAACCAGGATGCCATTAAAAGGCATTTTCATGAAAAAAGTACATGACTTATTAGATGAGTACAATCCAAATATAGTTATATCTACACTGCCTATGAGTTCTAAACTTATATCTGAATATAAGATGTATTCAAATTGTGATTTACCTCTTATTACTTGCATAACAGATGTTAGTGTTCATAGTTCATGGATTAACCCAAAAACTAATATATACTTTGTATCATCTCAAACGAGTAAAGAAAAGCTTTTGAAAAAAGGTATTTTAGAAGAAAAAATTTTTATTACTGGAATACCTGTAAAAGAAGATTTTATAAAATTTAATGATAGGCCTATAGATCCAAATATCAAAAAAATATTAGTTATGGGTGGTGGATTGGGTATAATACCTTTTGATAATAATTTATACAAAGAATTAAATGGTATGAAAAATGTTGAAGTCACAATTATTACAGGTAAAAATAAAAAAGTATTTAATAAATTAAATGGAAAGTATTCAAATATTAATGTTATAGATTATTGTGAAAATGTACATGAATATATGCAGGCATCTGACATTATTATATCTAAGCCAGGAGGAATTACATTGTTTGAGGCTATACACTCTAAACTTCCTATGTTTGTAATTTGTCCTTTCTTAGAACAAGAAATAGAGAATGCCTATTTTATAGAGAAGCACGATATAGGTAAAGTAATATGGAATAAGGACAGTAACTTATCTTCTGAAATAAATGATTTACTTAACAATGAAGGCTATCTTTATGAGGTAAGAGATAAAATGAAAAATATTCAAACAGAGTTAAATAAAATCCAAATTAGTTCAATACTAGATAAATTTAATATACCGAGAGCATTATGA
- a CDS encoding BglG family transcription antiterminator, whose amino-acid sequence MIWNKWDMVMRIMINTTSRQLNIIKTLLSSNEPMSSIALSQAIGCSTKTIQSEIKEINKVIKKGKIVSIRGVGYKIEGSLEELDLNKDIYNDIDRVGYIIKELLNLRNEEAIKLEDLADSMYVSVSTVKNDLKEVKEILKEYNIKVATKHKQGILVLGREKDIVACISDLCNKKENELSISDFLKPSIKNNIFSIKNMILDILNDEKMILTDIEFKNILNFILISLSRNIDEIYENELKSNIIYEKIKTISSKEQILKSEKEYIKKYIIDYKNKRNDILNNNKNKELILNSIKEFTQNLKTATSIDIIDDKIFEECLYNHINNLYKRTKLGINQNLIGLNDIKIKYPFAFELAKIAKKTIEKNLDINISEEEISSIALHVGGAIERSSQGNEKRVLKTIIVCTSGIGTSMLIKSKLENIFKDRLEILKIIPSYLVDYINAIDVDFVISTVPLQLENIPVINVSAMLTDKEIKMIEKYIETGNVYMDLEVESLIETKLFFIDIDLETKEEVINYMADKLIEYKYIDKDMKQSYLEREQIATTEIGNMVAIPHGANGIIYESKVAIGILKNPINWEIGKVRLVIMLAVDKDKILDYEELFLNIYKRVDSIAKVISICENKNFEKFSNMFKR is encoded by the coding sequence ATGATTTGGAATAAATGGGATATGGTGATGAGAATAATGATAAACACAACTTCAAGGCAATTAAACATAATCAAAACACTATTAAGTAGTAATGAACCAATGAGCAGTATTGCACTAAGTCAAGCTATAGGATGTTCAACTAAAACAATACAAAGCGAGATAAAAGAAATAAATAAAGTAATTAAAAAAGGAAAAATAGTATCAATAAGAGGTGTAGGATATAAGATAGAGGGTAGCTTAGAAGAGTTAGATTTAAATAAAGATATATACAATGATATAGATAGAGTAGGATATATTATAAAAGAGTTATTAAATTTAAGAAATGAAGAAGCCATAAAACTTGAAGACTTAGCAGATTCAATGTATGTAAGTGTATCGACAGTAAAAAATGATTTAAAAGAAGTTAAAGAAATTTTAAAAGAGTATAATATAAAAGTAGCGACAAAGCATAAGCAAGGAATACTAGTTTTAGGGAGAGAAAAAGATATCGTAGCTTGTATATCGGACTTATGCAATAAAAAAGAAAATGAATTAAGTATAAGTGATTTTTTAAAGCCTAGTATAAAAAATAATATATTTTCAATAAAAAATATGATTTTGGATATATTAAATGATGAAAAAATGATACTAACAGATATAGAGTTTAAAAATATATTAAACTTTATACTAATATCATTAAGTAGAAATATAGATGAAATATATGAAAATGAGTTAAAATCAAATATTATATATGAAAAAATCAAAACAATATCATCAAAAGAGCAAATATTAAAATCAGAAAAAGAATATATAAAAAAATATATAATAGATTACAAAAACAAAAGAAATGATATATTAAACAATAATAAAAACAAAGAACTTATTTTAAACTCTATAAAAGAATTTACTCAAAACTTAAAAACAGCAACATCAATAGATATAATAGATGATAAAATATTTGAAGAATGTTTATATAATCATATAAACAATTTATATAAAAGGACTAAGTTAGGAATAAATCAAAATCTAATTGGTCTAAATGATATAAAAATAAAATATCCATTTGCATTTGAATTAGCAAAAATAGCTAAAAAAACTATAGAAAAAAATCTGGATATAAATATAAGTGAAGAAGAAATTTCAAGTATAGCGCTTCATGTAGGAGGAGCAATAGAAAGATCATCTCAGGGTAATGAAAAAAGAGTTTTAAAAACTATAATAGTATGTACTTCTGGTATAGGTACATCCATGCTTATAAAATCTAAATTAGAAAATATATTCAAAGATAGATTAGAGATACTTAAAATAATACCATCCTATTTAGTAGATTATATAAATGCTATAGATGTAGATTTTGTAATATCAACAGTACCACTTCAATTAGAAAATATACCTGTAATAAATGTATCTGCAATGCTTACTGATAAAGAGATAAAAATGATTGAAAAATACATAGAAACAGGTAATGTATATATGGATTTAGAGGTAGAGAGCTTAATAGAGACTAAATTATTTTTTATAGACATAGATTTAGAAACTAAAGAAGAAGTAATAAATTACATGGCAGATAAGTTAATTGAGTATAAATATATAGATAAGGATATGAAGCAATCTTATTTAGAAAGAGAGCAAATAGCAACAACTGAGATAGGGAATATGGTAGCTATACCTCATGGAGCTAACGGAATAATATATGAAAGTAAAGTTGCTATTGGAATACTTAAAAACCCGATAAATTGGGAGATAGGTAAAGTTAGACTTGTTATAATGTTAGCAGTTGATAAAGATAAGATACTTGACTATGAAGAATTATTTTTAAATATCTACAAAAGGGTAGATTCTATAGCAAAAGTAATAAGTATATGCGAAAATAAGAACTTTGAAAAGTTCTCAAATATGTTTAAACGATAA
- a CDS encoding polysaccharide deacetylase family protein: protein MIKLFIWIITIIIVILLIYSILPTLYYRIFKIHAPKHPNNKNSILLSFDDGPSKDYTNMFLDLLKKYNIQATFFIVAKEADKNQDIIKRIVLEGHTLGLHSLEHKSALVKGYLYTKYDFDESIKIIKKLGYNIKYYRPPWGEVNLFTLYYVKKYNLNLVLWNVMLGDWSRYTNIDKIINRLLLRVGNRSVICLHDGRGSAGAPLMTITALETVIPELIKKGFNFKNINEFY, encoded by the coding sequence ATGATAAAATTATTTATATGGATAATTACAATAATTATTGTCATATTACTTATATACAGTATATTACCCACTTTGTATTATAGAATTTTCAAAATACATGCACCTAAGCATCCAAATAATAAAAATAGTATTTTATTAAGTTTCGATGATGGCCCTAGCAAAGATTATACAAACATGTTTCTAGATTTATTAAAGAAATATAATATTCAAGCAACATTTTTTATTGTAGCAAAAGAGGCTGATAAGAATCAAGATATTATAAAAAGAATAGTACTGGAAGGACATACTTTAGGTTTACATTCCTTAGAACATAAAAGTGCTTTAGTTAAAGGCTATTTATATACTAAATATGATTTTGATGAATCTATAAAAATAATAAAAAAACTAGGTTATAATATAAAATACTATAGACCCCCATGGGGAGAAGTAAATTTATTTACACTTTACTATGTAAAAAAATATAATTTAAATTTAGTGTTATGGAATGTAATGTTGGGCGATTGGTCTCGATATACAAATATAGACAAGATAATAAATCGTCTCTTGTTAAGAGTAGGGAATAGATCAGTTATATGTTTACACGATGGAAGAGGTTCAGCAGGTGCTCCTCTTATGACAATAACGGCATTAGAAACTGTTATCCCGGAATTAATAAAAAAAGGATTTAATTTTAAAAATATAAATGAGTTTTATTAA
- a CDS encoding PTS fructose transporter subunit IIABC, protein MRITDLINKKSVSLDLYADNKMKAIDKLVDLVNNSGNLNNKEEYKSAIIARENMSTTGIGEGVAIPHAKTKAVDNACLAAAICKEGIDYESFDGSLSHLFFMIAAPDGANDTHLEVLSRLSTILMDEEFRNDLINAISVEEFIDLIDKKESEKFPESKPEPKVQAKKSKEKKYPKVLAVTACPTGIAHTFMAAESLNKTGEKKGVSIKVETNGSSGAKNILTKEEIEHAECIIVAADKNVEMARFNGKKVIITKVSNGIHKADELIERASKGDAPIYNHSGASATQESAEDETAFRKVYKHLMNGVSNMLPFVVSGGILIALAFLFDNYAIDPKHFGSNTPLAAFFKGIGDYAFGFMLPVLAGYIAYSIADRPAMVVGFVGGILAKEGGAGFLGALLAGFIAGYLVLGLKKFFSFLPQSLDGIKPVLLFPLFGTLLIGVIMTFVVIPPVKGINDGMVAFLNGLGGSSKVVLGLVLGAMMAIDMGGPINKAAYVFGVASLDAGQFEIMAAVMAGGMVPPLAIALATTFFKNRFTKEQQESGKVNYVMGASFITEGAIPFAAADPLKVIPACVVGSATAGALSMVFGSALRAPHGGIFVIPVVSNPLGYIAAIAIGSVVGMVILSILKKPLDKQA, encoded by the coding sequence ATGAGAATAACAGACTTAATAAATAAAAAATCTGTAAGCTTAGACTTATATGCAGATAACAAAATGAAAGCTATTGATAAACTTGTAGATTTAGTTAATAATAGTGGAAACTTAAACAATAAAGAAGAATATAAAAGTGCAATAATAGCTCGTGAAAATATGAGTACAACAGGAATAGGAGAAGGTGTAGCTATTCCTCATGCTAAAACAAAAGCTGTTGATAATGCATGTCTAGCGGCTGCAATTTGTAAAGAAGGTATAGATTATGAATCATTTGATGGAAGCTTATCTCACTTATTCTTTATGATAGCTGCACCAGATGGAGCAAATGATACACATCTAGAGGTATTATCTAGATTATCTACTATACTTATGGATGAAGAATTTAGAAATGATTTAATAAATGCTATATCAGTAGAAGAATTTATAGACTTAATAGATAAAAAGGAAAGTGAAAAGTTCCCAGAATCTAAACCAGAACCTAAAGTACAAGCTAAAAAATCTAAAGAAAAGAAATATCCTAAAGTATTAGCAGTAACAGCTTGTCCAACAGGAATAGCTCATACTTTTATGGCAGCAGAAAGTTTAAACAAAACAGGTGAGAAAAAAGGAGTTTCGATAAAAGTTGAAACAAATGGTTCATCAGGAGCTAAAAACATATTAACTAAGGAAGAAATAGAACATGCTGAGTGTATAATAGTTGCAGCTGATAAAAATGTTGAGATGGCTAGATTTAACGGAAAAAAAGTTATAATAACTAAAGTTTCAAATGGAATACACAAAGCAGATGAATTAATAGAAAGAGCTTCAAAAGGAGATGCTCCAATATACAATCACTCAGGAGCAAGTGCTACTCAAGAAAGTGCTGAAGACGAAACAGCTTTTAGAAAAGTATACAAACACTTAATGAATGGGGTTTCAAATATGTTACCATTCGTTGTAAGTGGTGGTATATTAATAGCATTAGCATTCTTATTTGATAATTATGCAATAGACCCTAAACATTTTGGTTCAAATACACCTTTAGCGGCATTCTTTAAAGGAATAGGAGATTATGCATTTGGATTTATGTTACCAGTTCTTGCAGGATACATTGCATACTCAATTGCTGATAGACCAGCTATGGTAGTAGGTTTTGTAGGAGGTATACTTGCTAAAGAAGGTGGAGCAGGATTCTTAGGAGCTTTACTAGCAGGTTTTATAGCAGGATATTTAGTATTAGGACTTAAAAAATTCTTTAGTTTCTTACCACAATCACTTGATGGTATAAAGCCAGTATTATTATTCCCTCTGTTTGGTACTTTACTAATAGGTGTAATAATGACATTTGTAGTTATACCTCCAGTAAAAGGTATAAATGATGGTATGGTAGCATTCTTAAATGGTCTTGGCGGAAGTTCAAAGGTAGTTTTAGGACTAGTATTAGGTGCCATGATGGCAATAGATATGGGCGGTCCTATCAACAAAGCAGCATATGTATTTGGTGTGGCATCACTTGATGCAGGTCAATTTGAAATAATGGCTGCAGTAATGGCAGGAGGTATGGTTCCTCCACTTGCAATAGCTTTAGCTACAACATTCTTTAAAAATAGATTTACAAAAGAACAACAAGAATCAGGTAAAGTTAACTATGTAATGGGAGCATCATTTATAACAGAAGGTGCAATACCATTTGCAGCAGCTGACCCTCTTAAAGTAATACCAGCATGTGTAGTAGGTTCTGCTACAGCAGGTGCATTAAGTATGGTATTTGGATCAGCACTTCGTGCTCCACACGGTGGAATATTTGTTATACCAGTTGTATCAAATCCTTTAGGATATATAGCTGCAATAGCTATAGGTTCTGTAGTTGGTATGGTCATATTATCAATATTAAAGAAACCTTTAGATAAACAAGCATAA
- a CDS encoding sensor histidine kinase has product MELFISSLACMSVTVLVFTFITHHTFKHKLKIPPTRVYILMYLVFIGFKSLLSHWWHLDLISLSVGEFLNLGFNIVYFYLFYFLVNDSLYKCCLVYIFQLQYTGILYWISSLAVSKYEKFFSVKYYIYVTLFELLLFLITIIPIRNFLDKVVIPALEISNIKIWKFVVLSQLGFFVIKFLAITYIDIESRFSLFYLPIQIFLFIEFFILYYIQFQFIKNVNSNLTLERNSLYIKNQLDLQKNQYEKLSNYICETKALRHDLKHHIAIMKSCIENKKYDQLKKYICQYESNLSYKFNSDLCKNFAINCLLNHYINLCNINNIDMNICVDLPNTINVLDSDLCIIFGNCIENAIEACLNLSKNKFININTKIYFDMIIITIDNSYNGKLKKKDDIFLSSKRDFKYEGIGISSVLQIIKKYDGIIRFNSDNNKFEASIMLHENKI; this is encoded by the coding sequence ATGGAACTTTTTATATCATCTTTAGCTTGTATGAGTGTTACTGTTTTGGTATTTACTTTTATTACACATCATACGTTTAAACACAAACTTAAAATACCACCTACTAGAGTATATATTTTAATGTATCTAGTATTTATTGGCTTTAAAAGTTTACTTTCACATTGGTGGCATTTAGATTTAATTAGTTTATCTGTTGGTGAATTTTTAAATCTAGGATTTAACATAGTATATTTTTATTTATTTTATTTTTTAGTTAATGATAGCCTCTATAAATGTTGTCTTGTATATATATTTCAATTACAATATACAGGAATTTTATACTGGATATCATCTTTAGCTGTGTCAAAATATGAAAAGTTTTTCTCTGTAAAATATTATATATATGTTACTTTATTTGAGTTATTATTATTTTTAATAACCATTATACCTATAAGGAATTTTTTAGATAAAGTAGTTATTCCAGCTTTAGAGATAAGTAATATTAAAATATGGAAGTTTGTTGTTTTATCTCAACTTGGATTTTTTGTTATTAAGTTTTTAGCAATAACTTATATAGATATAGAATCTAGATTTTCATTATTTTATTTGCCAATACAAATATTTTTATTTATAGAGTTTTTTATTTTATATTATATTCAGTTTCAGTTTATCAAAAATGTTAATTCTAATTTAACACTAGAAAGAAATTCTTTATATATAAAAAATCAACTTGATTTACAAAAGAACCAATATGAAAAATTAAGTAATTATATTTGTGAAACAAAAGCTCTTAGGCATGATTTAAAACACCATATCGCAATTATGAAAAGTTGTATAGAAAATAAAAAATATGATCAGTTAAAAAAATATATTTGTCAATATGAAAGTAATTTATCTTATAAATTTAATTCTGATCTTTGTAAAAACTTTGCTATTAATTGCCTTTTAAATCATTATATTAATCTATGTAATATAAACAACATAGATATGAATATTTGTGTAGATTTGCCTAATACTATTAATGTACTCGATTCTGATTTATGCATTATATTTGGAAATTGTATAGAAAATGCTATAGAAGCTTGCCTCAACTTAAGTAAAAATAAATTTATCAATATAAATACTAAGATTTATTTTGATATGATTATTATAACTATTGATAATAGCTATAACGGAAAGTTAAAGAAAAAAGATGATATATTCTTATCATCTAAACGAGATTTCAAATATGAAGGTATTGGTATTTCTTCGGTTTTACAAATTATAAAAAAGTACGATGGAATTATAAGATTTAATTCTGATAACAATAAATTTGAAGCATCTATAATGCTACATGAAAATAAAATATAA
- the pfkB gene encoding 1-phosphofructokinase encodes MIYTVTLNPSIDYVVKLKNLSTGDINRVSEEYVYPGGKGINVSLILKELGYKSNALGFISGFTGQYIESILNERGLNSDFIKLENGFTRINVKIKSNEETEINGQGPHISSEKLDELYEKIESLNEDDILVLAGSIPSTLDEKLYENIMARIENKGIKVVVDATKNLLLNVLKYKPFLIKPNNIELEEMFNVKLETTEDIVLYANKLKEMGAKNVLVSMGKDGALLVTEDNKVLKSSVAKGEVKNSVGAGDSMVGGFIAGYLKNNSYEEALKLGAASGSATAFSYDLATSDFINELLEQINIEYIN; translated from the coding sequence ATGATATATACAGTAACATTAAACCCTTCTATAGATTATGTGGTTAAATTGAAAAATTTATCTACAGGAGATATAAATCGAGTAAGCGAGGAGTATGTTTATCCAGGCGGTAAGGGTATAAATGTATCATTAATATTAAAAGAGCTAGGATATAAAAGTAATGCTCTAGGATTTATAAGTGGATTTACAGGACAATATATAGAAAGTATTTTAAATGAAAGAGGATTAAACTCAGATTTTATAAAACTAGAAAATGGATTCACAAGAATAAATGTAAAAATAAAATCAAATGAAGAAACTGAAATCAATGGCCAAGGTCCTCATATATCAAGTGAAAAGTTAGATGAGTTATATGAAAAAATAGAAAGCCTAAATGAAGATGACATATTAGTTTTAGCTGGAAGCATACCTTCAACACTTGATGAAAAGCTTTATGAAAATATAATGGCAAGGATTGAAAATAAAGGAATAAAGGTTGTAGTTGATGCAACTAAAAATTTACTTTTAAATGTTTTAAAATATAAGCCATTTTTAATAAAGCCAAACAATATTGAATTAGAAGAAATGTTTAACGTAAAACTTGAAACTACAGAAGATATAGTTTTATATGCGAATAAATTAAAAGAAATGGGAGCTAAAAATGTTTTAGTATCTATGGGAAAAGATGGAGCACTTTTAGTAACAGAAGACAATAAAGTTTTAAAAAGTTCTGTTGCAAAAGGAGAAGTTAAAAACTCAGTAGGTGCAGGAGATTCTATGGTTGGTGGATTTATAGCAGGATATCTAAAAAATAATAGCTATGAAGAAGCCTTAAAACTAGGAGCAGCAAGTGGAAGTGCAACAGCATTTTCATATGATTTAGCAACTAGCGATTTTATAAATGAATTATTAGAACAAATAAATATAGAGTATATAAACTAA